AGAGTTTAAAGAAACAAGAGCTGTAGATCAGAATATTAAGGTAAAACTGAAAGGGTTTAAAAAAGCGTACGAGTTAGAAAACACTCCTGATTTACCGAACCATGTATCTATAGAACATTATTATGATGTTGCAAAAAGAGCAATGGTTAAAAAAGTATAAAAGAAAAATTTTTAGAATAATTAATTAAATAATGCTGTAGTGTTGTGTTAGTGGAGGATTTAAAATAAGTAACTTTACATATGACTTTATTAAAATCCTCTAAACACAAGAAATTAATAGTTAAAAAAAATAAACAAAATGAAAGAGTTTTATAAACAAATATTAGACAATAATAAAAAGTGGGTTGAGAAATCATTAGCAATAGATCCTAATTATTTTGCAGATTTAGCAAAAGGACAAACACCACCTTTATTGTGGATTGGTTGTTCTGATAGCCGTGTTCCTGCAAACGAAATTATTGGAGCAAAACCAGGTGAGGTTTTTGTACATAGAAATATTGCAAACATGGTTGTTCACTCTGATATGAACATGTTAAGTGTTTTAGATTATGCTGTAAATGTTTTAAAAGTTAAGCACGTTATTGTTTGTGGACATTACGGTTGTGGTGGTGTAAAAACTGCTATGGGTAATCAATCAGTTGGGATTATAGATAACTGGATCCGTCACATTAAAGACGAATATCGTTTACATGATAAGTACTTAAATTCTATCGAAGATGAAACGGAGCGTTTTAATGCTTTTGTAGAAGTAAATGCTAAAGAACAAGTTTACAACCTAGCAAAAACTTCAATTGTACAAGGGGCTTGGAAAAATGGTCAAGATTTAATGTTACATGGTTGGGTTTATGGTTTAAATTCAGGATTTGTAACCGATTTAAAT
The nucleotide sequence above comes from Flavobacterium branchiarum. Encoded proteins:
- the can gene encoding carbonate dehydratase; translation: MKEFYKQILDNNKKWVEKSLAIDPNYFADLAKGQTPPLLWIGCSDSRVPANEIIGAKPGEVFVHRNIANMVVHSDMNMLSVLDYAVNVLKVKHVIVCGHYGCGGVKTAMGNQSVGIIDNWIRHIKDEYRLHDKYLNSIEDETERFNAFVEVNAKEQVYNLAKTSIVQGAWKNGQDLMLHGWVYGLNSGFVTDLNVTISSNDELDEVYQLKL